The following coding sequences are from one Triticum aestivum cultivar Chinese Spring chromosome 5A, IWGSC CS RefSeq v2.1, whole genome shotgun sequence window:
- the LOC123102262 gene encoding probable glucan 1,3-beta-glucosidase A has protein sequence MRSHLSHCFWLLVALCFLYRRAAADPRLPVRAVNLGGWLVTEGWILPSLFDGIPNKDLLDGTQLQFKSVTQNGYVAAEKGGGAGLVANRSQASGWETFKLWRINETTFNLKVFGNQFVGVQSDGSVVATATSPGKSETFRLVRNAGKDRMRIMAPNGLFLQANKDSTVTADYGKSTSWGDDDPSVFAVTRVTGLQGEYQICNGYGTAKATPILKNHWSTYIVEDDFRFISESGLTAVRIPVGWWIASDPSPPAPYVEGSLQTLDKAFKWAEEYNLGVIIDLHAAPGSQNPFEHSASKDGSQDWGTSAANIAQTVQVIDFLASRYAASPSLLAVELLNEPLAPGASLESLKTYYRDGYNAVRKHSSEAYVIMSNRLSSPDPTELLEFAGGLSRTVIDVHYYVLFNSMFDTFTVQQNIDFIKTNYSSALSTVTKQNSPLTFVGEWVAEWQVPNATKEELQMLANAQMDVYGKATFGWAYWTLKNVNNHWSMEWMIKNGYISLKN, from the exons ATGAGGAGCCACCTCTCCCACTGCTTCTGGCTCCTCGTCGCGCTGTGCTTCCTCTACCGGCGCGCGGCGGCTGATCCTCGTCTCCCCGTGCGAGCGGTGAACCTCGGCGGCTGGCTCGTGACGGAGGGCTGGATCCTGCCGTCCCTCTTCGACGGCATCCCCAACAAAGACCTCTTG GACGGCACGCAGCTGCAGTTCAAGTCGGTGACGCAGAACGGCTATGTGGCCGCggagaagggcggcggcgcggggctggtGGCGAACCGGTCTCAGGCGTCTGGCTGGGAGACCTTCAAGCTATGGCGGATCAACGAGACGACGTTCAATTTGAAGGTGTTCGGGAACCAGTTCGTCGGCGTCCAGAGCGACGGCTCGGTGGTGgccacggcgacgtcgccggggaAGTCTGAGACGTTCCGGTTGGTGCGCAACGCCGGCAAGGACAGGATGCGGATTATGGCGCCAAACGGACTCTTCTTGCAG GCAAACAAAGACAGTACAGTGACAGCGGACTACGGGAAGAGCACAAGCTGGGGCGACGACGACCCGTCGGTGTTCGCGGTGACCAGAGTGACGGGGCTACAAGGGGAGTACCAAATCTGCAACGGATATGGGACGGCAAAGGCCACGCCAATTCTCAAG AACCACTGGAGCACGTATATAGTGGAAGATGACTTCAGGTTCATATCTGAAAGCGGGCTGACCGCGGTGAGGATACCAGTGGGATGGTGGATCGCTAGCGACCCCAGTCCTCCAGCACCTTACGTCGAAGGTTCGCTTCAAACCTTGGACAAGGCATTCAAATGGGCAGA GGAGTACAATCTGGGGGTCATCATCGACCTACACGCAGCTCCTGGGTCACAAAACCCCTTCGAGCACAGCGCCTCCAAGGATGGCTCGCAGGACTGGGGCACCAGCGCCGCTAACATCGCACAAACCGTACAAGTGATAGATTTCCTTGCATCCAGGTACGCTGCGAGCCCGAGCCTCCTCGCAGTGGAGCTGCTGAACGAGCCGCTAGCGCCAGGCGCGTCCCTTGAGAGCCTGAAAACGTACTACCGCGACGGGTACAATGCCGTCAGGAAGCACTCGTCGGAGGCCTACGTGATCATGTCCAATCGGTTGTCATCCCCAGACCCGACGGAGCTCCTCGAGTTTGCCGGCGGGTTATCCAGGACCGTCATCGACGTGCACTACTATGTGTTGTTCAATAGCATGTTTGATACTTTCACCGTGCAGCAGAATATCGATTTCATCAAGACCAACTACTCAAGCGCTCTTAGCACTGTCACGAAGCAGAACAGTCCTCTCACCTTTGTAG GTGAATGGGTGGCTGAGTGGCAGGTGCCCAATGCAACGAAGGAAGAGCTCCAAATGTTAGCAAATGCACAAATGGATGTGTATGGGAAGGCAACGTTTGGATGGGCTTATTGGACTCTCAAGAATGTAAACAACCACTGGAGTATGGAGTGGATGATCAAGAATGGGTACATCTCCTTGAAAAACTAG